The proteins below come from a single Gossypium raimondii isolate GPD5lz chromosome 2, ASM2569854v1, whole genome shotgun sequence genomic window:
- the LOC105789618 gene encoding uncharacterized protein LOC105789618 gives MVKIGTCMTEEAKQDFIELLREFKDVFAWSYQDMPGLSTDIVVHLLPIKEDCKPFQQKLRRMRLDVVLKIKEEVQNQFDAGFLHAVKYSEWHPEDMKKTAFITLWGTFCYKVMPFGVKNAGATYQRVMVTLFHDIMHKEIEVYVDDMIAKSRTEREHVRVLRKLFLRLRKFQLKLNPAKCIFEARSGKLLRFVVSEKGIEIDPDKVKAIRDLPPPRTQKEVRGQHDETGKKEKAIYYLSKKFTDCEMRYSPIEKLCCALIWTTRRLRWQILLSEFDIVYVNQKAIKRSAIAEFLANRALEDYEPLNFDFPNEDLMYVAIAEEDSHENHPWKLNFDGASNAIGNGIGAVLVSSSGDHYPFTSKLVFDCTNNMAKYEACITGIRAAIERKIKILEVYGDSALVIYQLKGEWKTRDPKLIRYQKLVLELIVGFNNFTFCYLPRDENQIDNALATLACMIKVNKSEDMKPIQISIYETPAPCYSIDEEENNDYPWHQDILRYLKNREYPNHATENDKRTLRRLAIDYVLDGEILYKKGKDQVLLKCVDAGEAKKILEEVHEGICGTLIAEVCNQFKIRHHNSSHEKLSFALLAYRTSIRTSTRATSFSLVYGMEAVLPIEVEIPSLRVLAELKLDEPEWIQSRYDQLNLIEEKRLKAIRHGEDASSRARIAYVLAGALTSGLAAESLGVPLFLLQLPDSSMVCL, from the exons ATGGTGAAGATTGGAACATGCATGACTGAAGAAGCAAAGCAAGACTTTATTGAGTTGCTTCGAGAGTTCAAAGacgtcttcgcatggtcataccaagatatgcctgGGTTAAGTACCGATATCGTAGTTCACCTTCTTCCTATAAAGGAGGATTGCAAGCCATTTCAGCAAAAACTCCGGAGGATGAGGCTTGATGttgtactaaaaataaaagaggaggttcAAAACCAATTTGATGCTGGGTTCCTACATGCGGTCAAATActcagaatgg catcctgaagatatgaagaaaaccGCGTTCATAACCTTATGGGGGACTTtctgttataaagtgatgccattcgggGTGAAAAATGCGGGAGCCACATACCAGAGAGTCATGGTGACCCTCTTCCATGATATTATGCATAAGGAAATTGAAGTATATGTTGACGACATGATCGCAAAATCCCGGACGGAAAGAGAACATGTGCGAGTCTTAAGAAAGTTGTTCTTaagattaagaaagttccaACTCAAACTTAATCCAGCCAAATGTATCTTCGAAGCTAGGTCAGGAAAACTTCTGAGGTTTGTAGTCAGTGAAAAAGGGATTGAAATTGatccagacaaagtcaaggcaattcgAGATTTGCCTCCACCACGTAcccagaaagaagttcgag GTCAACATGATGAGACGGGGAAGAAGGAGAAGGCGATCTattatctcagtaagaaatttactgactgtgaaatgagatattcgcccATTGAAAAGTTATGTTGCGCCCTGATCTGGACGACACGTAGATTGAG GTGGCAGATCTTACTCTCCGAGTTTGATATAGTCTACGTAAATCAAAAGGCCATCAAAAGGAGCGCGATAGCAGAATTTTTGGCCAACAGAGCTTTAGAAGACTACGAACCTCTGaattttgatttcccaaatgaagatttgatgtatgtggcaatcGCTGAAGAAGATTCCCACGAAAATCACCCTTGGAAGCTAAACTTTGACGGAGCTTCGAATGCTATAggcaatggaattggggcagtccttGTGTCCTCTagtggagatcattatccttttaccAGCAAATTAGTTTTTGATTGCACCAATAACATGGCAAaatatgaagcttgcattaCGGGCATCCGGGCAGCCATAGAACGAAAAATTAAGATACTAGAGGTATACGGAGACTctgcattggtaatataccagctCAAAGGGGAATGGAAAACAAGAGACCCAAAGTTAATCCGCTACCAAAAATTAGTTCTAGAATTGATCGTGGGGTTTAACAATTTCACtttctgttatctcccacgagacgAAAATCAGATCGATAATGCTTTGGCTACTCTTGCCTGTATGATCAAAGTGAACAAATCAGAAGACATGAAGCCTATTCAAATCAGCATTTATGAGACTCCAGCTCCTTGTTACAGTATTGACGAAGAGGAAAACAATGACTATCCATGGCATCAAGACATACTACGATATCTAAAGAATCGTGAATACCCCAACCACGCGACAGaaaatgataagaggacattgaggagactGGCCATTGATTATGTCCTAGATGGAGAGATTTTGtataaaaagggaaaggatCAAGTACTGTTAAAATGCGTGGATGCTGGGgaggccaaaaaaattttggaggagGTTCATGAAGGTATCTGTGGAAC cttAATAGCGGAAGTTTGTAATCAGttcaagatcagacaccataattcgtcGCATGAGAAATTATCTTTTGCTCTCCTTGCATATCGAACATCTATTAGGACTTCAACTAGGGCAACATCTTTTTCTCTAGTCTACGGGATGGAGGCAGTATTGCCAATTGAAGTTGAGATCCCTTCTCTTCGGGTGTTAGCTGAGCTAAAGTTAGATGAGCCCGAATGGATTCAATCTCGATATGACCAGCTGAACCTGATAGAAGAAAAgaggctaaaagctattcgtcacg